A genome region from Prionailurus bengalensis isolate Pbe53 chromosome B4, Fcat_Pben_1.1_paternal_pri, whole genome shotgun sequence includes the following:
- the NFAM1 gene encoding NFAT activation molecule 1 isoform X2 gives MVSLANEAISFGCKISYPHSPELKDFTAWYFHVDLQSQRSSEKQINCSAHPVRENQTHSLKCWVTPQLPNASATGTYYCSVHWPNLIRISKGIFILVRDTGYREPPQGAQELLLFCFTGLLTLLSILVTALLLWKKGQMRAPLKHLDPGTAHGQEQPVAESIYTSLQGRDTEIYSCIQTVPSRLPPNPRPCLPGENAQIYE, from the exons ATGGTCTCTCTGGCCAACGAGGCCATCTCCTTTGGCTGCAAAATCTCCTACCCGCACAGCCCCGAACTGAAGGACTTCACAGCCTGGTACTTTCACGTGGACCTTCAGAGTCAGAGGAGCTCCGAGAAGCAGATCAACTGCTCAGCCCACCCGGTCCGAGAGAACCAGACGCACAGCCTGAAATGCTGGGTCACGCCCCAGCTGCCCAATGCGTCGGCCACCGGTACCTACTACTGCTCCGTGCACTGGCCAAACTTGATAAGAATCAGCAAAGGAATCTTCATCCTGGTCCGAG ACACAGGGTACCGAGAGCCCCCACAGGGCGCCCAGGAGCTTCTGCTCTTTTGCTTCACGGGCCTCCTGACCCTGCTGAGCATCTTGGTCACGGCTCTGCTCCTCTGGAAGAAG GGACAGATGCGGGCTCCCCTGAAGCACCTGGACCCCGGCACCGCCCACGGCCAGGAACAGCCTGTGGCCGAATCCATCTACACA TCTCTACAGGGCAGAGACACTGAAATCTACTCCTGCATCCAGACCGTGCCCAGCAGGCTGCCCCCCAACCCACGGCCTTGTCTCCCAG gagaaAATGCACAGATTTACGAATGA